A window of the Egibacter rhizosphaerae genome harbors these coding sequences:
- a CDS encoding PQQ-binding-like beta-propeller repeat protein → MAGTTPEAGWWQASDGNWYPPEQHPDPTHRAQPADATGPGAGGGAGRTAADKGLPAGGRGALLLGGVIVVALLAVLVVVWAVPGGSAHLANADPRSSMYGYNPDGSIAEPGPAPGEPSAEPVWTAELDVGPGESPEPWANLVSVGGQLFARTHDGRLHRLDPDSGDIHGSETVDPQGPELWVHNGVVHARGAVGFDGEHRWSEPDDATPLVMVDTDVLMHRTDQDGFGERIARVDLNTGEDRWEQHLGDFDPAFQFNTFAAAEDTAFLRLDRGAGPELVALSGESGEERWHYALSGRGMADHRFTAGATPVLGNTVFAALSRDVGDTTAHEVVAVSIDSGEERWSTSPGPDDGQLTAVGDTLVWEEWAAGRLVGIDPADGEQQWEATPELPDGSISAVTGVETTLVGVVSGGDAPRLFAIDSDTGDERWSLTLDAVDWAWTNDVTVRDGRIHVAGVTEDGDVEVAAFE, encoded by the coding sequence ATGGCGGGAACGACACCCGAGGCGGGCTGGTGGCAGGCCAGCGACGGCAACTGGTACCCGCCCGAACAGCACCCCGACCCGACGCACCGGGCACAGCCTGCCGATGCGACGGGGCCGGGCGCGGGCGGCGGGGCCGGGCGCACGGCGGCCGACAAGGGGTTGCCCGCGGGGGGACGTGGCGCGCTGCTCCTCGGCGGTGTCATCGTCGTCGCGCTCCTGGCCGTGCTCGTGGTCGTCTGGGCCGTGCCCGGCGGGAGCGCCCACCTCGCCAACGCCGACCCACGGTCGTCGATGTACGGCTACAACCCGGACGGCTCCATCGCCGAGCCGGGGCCCGCGCCCGGCGAGCCCTCCGCCGAACCGGTCTGGACCGCCGAGCTCGACGTCGGCCCCGGCGAGTCCCCTGAGCCGTGGGCCAACCTGGTGTCCGTCGGCGGCCAGCTGTTCGCGCGCACCCATGACGGACGGCTGCACCGCCTCGACCCCGACAGCGGGGACATCCACGGGTCCGAAACGGTGGACCCGCAGGGCCCTGAGCTGTGGGTCCACAACGGCGTCGTGCACGCCCGGGGCGCCGTCGGGTTCGACGGCGAGCACCGGTGGAGCGAGCCGGACGACGCAACCCCGCTGGTGATGGTCGACACCGACGTGCTCATGCACCGCACGGACCAGGACGGCTTCGGCGAGCGCATCGCCCGCGTCGATCTCAACACCGGCGAGGACCGTTGGGAGCAGCACCTCGGCGACTTCGACCCGGCCTTCCAGTTCAACACGTTCGCGGCAGCGGAGGACACGGCGTTCCTCCGCCTCGATCGTGGCGCGGGACCCGAACTCGTCGCGCTCTCGGGGGAGAGTGGTGAGGAGCGATGGCACTACGCGCTCAGCGGCCGTGGCATGGCCGACCACCGCTTCACCGCCGGCGCGACCCCGGTGCTCGGCAACACGGTATTCGCCGCATTGTCGCGCGATGTCGGCGACACCACCGCCCACGAGGTGGTCGCGGTGTCGATCGACAGCGGCGAGGAGCGCTGGTCCACGTCGCCCGGGCCCGACGACGGGCAGCTCACTGCGGTCGGCGACACGCTGGTCTGGGAGGAGTGGGCCGCGGGCCGCCTGGTAGGGATCGACCCGGCCGACGGGGAGCAGCAGTGGGAGGCCACGCCCGAACTGCCGGACGGCAGCATCTCCGCGGTCACCGGGGTCGAGACGACGCTGGTGGGCGTCGTCTCCGGCGGCGACGCGCCCCGCCTGTTCGCCATCGACAGCGACACCGGGGACGAACGGTGGTCGCTCACGCTCGACGCGGTCGACTGGGCGTGGACGAACGACGTCACCGTCCGCGACGGTCGGATCCACGTGGCCGGCGTGACCGAGGACGGCGATGTCGAGGTGGCGGCCTTCGAGTAG
- a CDS encoding LuxR C-terminal-related transcriptional regulator has translation MGTADTAEPRQTPVTVGLLDDHEFFRRGVRPALEEPGEPALRVTVDAGDIESFNRACARLGDPTVVLCDLYLSRETGARPHLPVISSLSARGCRVVVISAGGEPADVYRALREHGAMSYVVKDMKAHELVEVVRGVAAGRRPIPPELADTLLQYAPLTRRQHEVLTLIAEGLTYRELAEVLNLTTHTVETHVQNICDRLGVSGRRDLTRLAYQHHLLAPPDDAVGR, from the coding sequence ATGGGTACCGCGGACACGGCCGAGCCACGACAGACCCCCGTCACGGTGGGGCTGCTCGACGACCACGAGTTCTTCCGGCGCGGGGTTCGTCCCGCGCTCGAGGAGCCCGGCGAGCCGGCGCTGCGCGTCACCGTCGATGCCGGCGACATCGAGTCCTTCAACCGGGCCTGCGCCCGCCTCGGCGATCCGACCGTGGTGCTGTGCGATCTCTACCTCTCCCGCGAGACCGGCGCTCGGCCCCACCTGCCGGTCATCTCCTCCCTCTCGGCGCGCGGCTGCCGGGTGGTGGTGATCTCGGCCGGCGGCGAGCCCGCCGACGTGTACCGCGCGCTGCGCGAGCACGGCGCGATGAGCTACGTGGTCAAGGACATGAAGGCACACGAGCTCGTCGAGGTCGTGCGCGGGGTCGCCGCCGGGCGGCGCCCCATCCCGCCCGAACTGGCCGACACGCTCCTGCAGTACGCGCCGCTCACCCGACGCCAGCACGAGGTGCTCACCCTCATCGCCGAGGGCCTCACCTACCGGGAGTTGGCCGAGGTCCTCAACCTCACCACCCACACCGTCGAGACGCACGTGCAGAACATCTGCGACCGGCTGGGAGTCAGCGGACGGCGCGACCTGACGCGGCTCGCGTACCAGCACCACCTCCTCGCCCCGCCTGACGACGCGGTCGGTCGCTAG
- a CDS encoding S8 family peptidase, which translates to MSEPPGPGWWQASDGEWYSPERHPDPAHRARFAAAASREPDRLASAGRVRSRRRRRAAVALAAAGLAVAVGGVGTVRLLWAPSDAEVSGGNTAGSPGGDSAGSTADAQAGALAWEDDEVVVEVAEGGAATIVAGFEAADGVSDPHVEVSDELADALAVVDAVPDAALPAGAGELALVAEAPPEADVGDTVTGEVAVRDGDGSAGGPLAVTVEVVAAGGDGALDRPLQPASHRIGEARPLGRAVVDEALVVIDREEADGGPAATARAVADDHGATVVGATPPAAMYQLRVDDAHDPDDAHDPDDAHDPDGADDPDDAHDALEGALAGLDDDDRVASATRHVLGGGPAGQADPPRPAAPLWDDSWDGEPRGNNWHLQQARVPEAWGHQTDAGGVHVAVIDGDFSPSHPDLNFAAVHGERATAEHHGSMVAGVACADGHNGAGISGVAWDCDLHGHDVFWNALTDLPAPDADPDDPDPDDPEDDGLRYEAGDHVLSRPLVHQALVRAIEDGADVINLSFGTQLEDGADCTVFDDPEVREHLRDLRFETVEVLTQAVAEHRHEPLIVVAAGNDACEEELLWPGSVADEVPVPVVTVGATTEHKQLSDFSNRGASVDIAAPGGRSGAGRVGDEFDHILSTSTSACAWAPAISRGCQGGVHDLAYGTSFSAPIVTGAAALMMAAEPDLTAEQARACLLASADGRDVGGQPFGVLDAATAVECAGDPDVAAHPDDPGAPDVADEPHDSGAGEEPPEEGGPAGVRDVDWATRAYDPLCDGEPGEVRDGEWVPGPGDAPDALRLDVDGVAWEYGHVEGHDGEVALVTFACALGASTGWGEVQVFGVEDGEVIDVGGRLVGSQPAFEDGGLRLTRYEYVDDDPRCCPSIEETLRLRLGPDGEWVERP; encoded by the coding sequence ATGAGTGAACCGCCGGGGCCGGGCTGGTGGCAGGCCAGCGACGGCGAGTGGTACAGCCCGGAGCGCCACCCTGACCCGGCGCATCGTGCTCGCTTCGCTGCCGCCGCGTCGCGGGAGCCGGATCGGCTCGCGTCGGCGGGGCGCGTCCGGTCCCGTCGCCGACGCCGCGCCGCGGTCGCCCTCGCGGCCGCGGGCCTGGCGGTCGCCGTCGGCGGCGTCGGCACGGTAAGGCTCCTGTGGGCGCCTTCCGATGCCGAAGTGAGCGGCGGCAACACAGCTGGCAGCCCCGGGGGTGACTCGGCAGGCAGCACCGCCGATGCGCAGGCGGGCGCACTCGCCTGGGAGGACGACGAGGTGGTCGTCGAGGTCGCCGAGGGCGGCGCGGCCACGATCGTGGCTGGCTTCGAGGCCGCTGACGGGGTCAGCGATCCGCACGTCGAGGTCTCCGACGAGCTGGCCGACGCCCTGGCCGTCGTCGACGCGGTGCCGGACGCTGCACTGCCGGCCGGCGCGGGCGAGCTCGCCTTGGTCGCCGAGGCGCCGCCGGAGGCCGATGTCGGCGACACCGTGACGGGCGAGGTGGCGGTACGCGACGGCGACGGGTCCGCGGGAGGCCCGCTGGCGGTGACCGTCGAGGTGGTGGCCGCCGGTGGCGACGGCGCGCTCGACCGGCCGCTGCAGCCGGCCTCCCACCGCATCGGCGAGGCCCGCCCGCTCGGACGTGCGGTGGTCGACGAGGCACTGGTCGTCATCGACCGCGAGGAGGCCGACGGTGGTCCGGCCGCCACCGCGCGCGCCGTCGCCGACGACCACGGGGCCACGGTGGTGGGCGCCACCCCGCCCGCCGCGATGTACCAGCTCCGCGTCGACGACGCCCACGACCCCGACGACGCCCACGACCCCGACGACGCCCACGACCCTGACGGCGCCGACGACCCCGACGACGCCCACGACGCGTTGGAGGGAGCGCTCGCCGGACTGGACGACGACGACCGTGTCGCCTCGGCCACCCGACACGTGCTCGGTGGCGGCCCAGCGGGCCAGGCCGACCCTCCGAGGCCCGCCGCGCCGCTCTGGGACGACAGCTGGGACGGCGAGCCGCGCGGCAACAACTGGCACCTCCAGCAGGCCCGCGTGCCCGAGGCGTGGGGGCACCAGACCGACGCCGGCGGGGTGCACGTGGCCGTCATCGACGGCGACTTCAGCCCCAGCCACCCTGATCTGAACTTCGCCGCGGTCCACGGCGAGCGCGCGACCGCCGAGCATCACGGCAGCATGGTCGCCGGCGTCGCCTGCGCCGACGGCCACAACGGCGCGGGGATCAGCGGGGTGGCTTGGGACTGCGATCTGCACGGCCACGACGTGTTCTGGAACGCCCTTACCGACCTGCCGGCCCCCGACGCCGACCCCGACGACCCCGACCCCGACGACCCCGAGGATGACGGGCTCCGCTACGAAGCCGGCGACCACGTGCTGTCCCGGCCCCTGGTCCATCAGGCGCTGGTCCGGGCGATCGAGGACGGCGCGGACGTCATCAACCTCAGCTTCGGGACGCAACTCGAGGATGGCGCTGACTGCACGGTGTTCGACGATCCCGAGGTCCGCGAGCACCTGCGCGACCTCCGATTCGAGACGGTCGAGGTCCTGACTCAGGCGGTCGCGGAGCACCGCCACGAGCCGCTGATCGTGGTCGCCGCCGGCAACGACGCCTGCGAGGAGGAACTGCTCTGGCCCGGCAGCGTGGCCGACGAGGTGCCGGTCCCGGTCGTCACCGTGGGTGCGACGACCGAGCACAAGCAGCTGTCGGACTTCTCCAACCGCGGCGCCAGCGTCGACATCGCCGCGCCGGGTGGGCGCAGCGGGGCCGGGCGCGTCGGCGACGAGTTCGACCACATCCTCTCGACCTCCACCAGCGCCTGTGCCTGGGCGCCGGCCATCAGCCGCGGGTGCCAGGGCGGGGTGCACGACCTCGCGTACGGCACGTCCTTCTCCGCTCCGATCGTGACCGGCGCCGCCGCGCTGATGATGGCGGCTGAGCCCGACCTGACCGCCGAGCAGGCCCGAGCGTGTCTGCTGGCCTCCGCGGACGGCCGCGACGTGGGCGGCCAGCCGTTCGGCGTGCTCGACGCCGCCACCGCCGTCGAGTGCGCCGGCGATCCCGACGTCGCGGCCCACCCAGACGATCCCGGCGCGCCGGACGTTGCCGACGAGCCTCACGACTCCGGCGCCGGCGAGGAGCCTCCCGAGGAGGGTGGGCCCGCTGGCGTCCGCGACGTCGACTGGGCCACGCGCGCCTACGACCCGCTGTGCGACGGCGAGCCCGGCGAGGTGCGCGACGGCGAGTGGGTGCCGGGCCCCGGCGACGCGCCCGACGCCCTGCGCCTGGACGTCGACGGCGTCGCGTGGGAGTACGGCCACGTGGAGGGCCACGATGGCGAGGTCGCGCTCGTGACCTTCGCGTGCGCGTTGGGGGCGTCGACCGGTTGGGGGGAGGTGCAGGTGTTCGGCGTCGAGGACGGCGAGGTCATCGACGTCGGTGGTCGCCTGGTCGGCTCACAGCCCGCGTTCGAGGACGGCGGGCTGCGCCTGACCCGCTACGAGTACGTCGACGACGACCCGCGCTGCTGCCCCAGCATCGAGGAGACGCTGCGGCTGCGTCTGGGCCCCGACGGCGAGTGGGTCGAGCGGCCCTGA
- a CDS encoding ATP-binding protein, whose protein sequence is MAGYIRRVVDDELDEVLPQLPAVMLDGPKGVGKTETALRRAQSVWRLDDPAQLQIIQADPTIVTKDPPPILIDEWQLFPAVWDVVKRAVDADAAPGTFVLTGSAASRTTTHSGAARIVTARMRPMTLPERSDYEPTVSLAELLTGTRGPVTGTTSLSMSNYTHEIIWSGFPGLREHSGRALRTQLDGYLDRIIDRDVGEVGHRIRSPSKLRAWFTAYAAAAAEAVSYEKVRDAATHGHGEKPAKTTTSPYIDALTDLRILDPLPAWHPGSTHLHRLTQTPKHHLADPALAVRLLGLDAKALLAGDSGGVTLPRDGVLLGGFFESLGALSVRVFAQHSEATVSHLRTYGGEHEVDLIVETGGGDVVAIEVKLSTTVDDSDVRHLNWLEEQIGNRVLDKVVLNSGPQAYRRADGVAVVPLALLGA, encoded by the coding sequence ATGGCCGGCTATATCCGTCGCGTCGTCGATGACGAGCTCGACGAGGTTCTGCCGCAGTTGCCTGCCGTCATGCTCGACGGGCCAAAGGGCGTGGGAAAGACCGAGACGGCGCTCCGGCGCGCGCAGAGCGTCTGGCGGCTGGACGACCCAGCTCAGCTTCAGATCATCCAGGCCGACCCAACCATCGTCACGAAGGACCCACCGCCGATATTGATCGACGAGTGGCAGCTGTTCCCTGCGGTGTGGGACGTCGTCAAGCGCGCCGTGGACGCTGACGCGGCTCCCGGCACGTTCGTGTTGACTGGATCTGCAGCGTCACGAACCACCACCCACTCCGGCGCCGCGCGGATCGTCACCGCGAGGATGCGCCCGATGACGCTTCCAGAGCGGAGCGACTACGAGCCGACCGTGAGCCTCGCCGAGCTGCTCACCGGCACCCGTGGGCCAGTGACCGGCACGACTAGCCTTTCGATGAGCAACTACACGCACGAGATCATCTGGTCCGGGTTCCCTGGGCTGCGCGAGCACTCCGGGCGAGCGCTTCGTACGCAGCTCGACGGTTACCTCGACAGGATCATCGACCGCGACGTCGGTGAGGTAGGACACAGGATCAGAAGCCCGTCCAAACTCCGTGCCTGGTTTACTGCCTACGCCGCCGCAGCCGCAGAAGCGGTCTCCTATGAAAAGGTGAGGGATGCCGCAACTCACGGCCATGGGGAGAAGCCAGCGAAGACGACGACCTCGCCCTACATCGACGCCCTCACCGACCTGCGCATCCTCGATCCACTACCCGCCTGGCACCCCGGATCCACCCACCTTCATCGACTCACGCAGACGCCGAAGCATCACCTTGCCGATCCAGCCCTCGCAGTGCGCCTCCTCGGTCTGGACGCCAAGGCGCTCCTCGCCGGTGACAGCGGCGGCGTGACCCTGCCGCGGGATGGCGTTCTGCTCGGTGGGTTCTTCGAGTCGCTGGGGGCACTATCGGTGCGTGTGTTCGCCCAGCACAGCGAGGCGACGGTGTCGCATCTCCGTACCTATGGCGGCGAGCACGAAGTCGACCTCATCGTCGAGACCGGAGGCGGTGACGTCGTCGCGATCGAGGTAAAGCTGTCCACGACAGTCGACGATTCCGACGTCCGGCACTTGAACTGGCTCGAGGAGCAGATCGGGAACCGCGTCCTCGACAAGGTCGTACTGAACTCGGGACCGCAGGCTTACCGACGAGCGGACGGGGTAGCCGTCGTTCCTCTCGCGCTCTTGGGCGCGTAG
- a CDS encoding carboxypeptidase-like regulatory domain-containing protein: MAASLLLLAVIGAATVAALTLFTDVSLLPGSDDEEPVPVADDEASDPDEPDAAADAEPEDAEPEDAETAADDEEPSDDEEPDDGLEGLGEPDDAEGEATARGTLRADGDPVGGARVTVFEQDGTEVASTSTDDDGGWELDLPGAGTYDVELDPETLPDGVELDEAQSPTHTVEMADGQGRTVLWRLEATASTPLGEAVTRRLEDEEFPGEQLRVDCPELDRFVAGDLYTCEIVDADPGTDVTSDAVLVSIHDADGEHVALPWTGPGSPPDLDEVVDGAGGSGQFCADVDAPGFGYQEAVAYWHREGQPDRMDASGDGIPCGTVYPPNEIDAYWDAVRTLPDER; this comes from the coding sequence GTGGCGGCGAGCCTGCTGCTCCTCGCGGTCATCGGCGCCGCAACGGTCGCGGCGCTGACGCTGTTCACCGACGTGTCGCTGCTGCCCGGCTCCGACGACGAGGAGCCCGTGCCGGTCGCCGACGACGAGGCCTCCGATCCGGACGAACCCGACGCGGCTGCCGACGCCGAACCGGAGGACGCCGAACCGGAGGACGCCGAAACCGCCGCCGACGACGAGGAGCCCAGCGACGACGAGGAGCCCGACGACGGCCTCGAAGGGCTCGGAGAGCCGGACGACGCCGAGGGCGAGGCCACCGCCCGGGGGACGCTCCGAGCCGACGGCGACCCGGTCGGCGGGGCGCGTGTCACCGTCTTCGAACAGGACGGGACCGAGGTCGCGTCCACCTCCACCGACGACGACGGGGGGTGGGAGCTCGACCTCCCCGGCGCCGGGACCTACGACGTCGAGCTGGATCCCGAAACCCTGCCCGACGGCGTCGAACTCGACGAGGCCCAGTCCCCCACCCACACCGTGGAGATGGCCGACGGGCAGGGCCGAACCGTGCTCTGGCGGCTCGAAGCCACCGCCTCCACGCCGCTCGGCGAGGCGGTCACCCGACGGCTCGAGGACGAGGAGTTCCCCGGCGAACAGCTCCGGGTCGACTGTCCCGAGCTCGACCGGTTCGTCGCCGGCGACCTCTACACGTGCGAGATCGTCGACGCCGACCCGGGGACGGACGTGACGAGCGACGCCGTCCTCGTGAGCATCCACGACGCGGACGGGGAGCACGTCGCGTTGCCGTGGACCGGCCCGGGCTCCCCTCCCGACCTCGACGAGGTCGTCGACGGGGCGGGAGGCAGCGGGCAGTTCTGCGCCGACGTCGACGCGCCCGGCTTCGGCTACCAGGAGGCCGTCGCCTACTGGCACCGCGAGGGCCAGCCCGACCGCATGGACGCCTCCGGTGACGGGATCCCCTGCGGCACGGTCTACCCCCCGAACGAGATCGACGCCTACTGGGACGCGGTCAGAACACTGCCGGACGAGCGGTAG
- a CDS encoding ABC transporter substrate-binding protein: MTGLARCHRRWLLVGVAIVVLAAACERDGAEDDATDRDEDHEVGAGEGSEADEEARADDEARADEGDGDAGPPGGGLPDAGADGGFTYNVGVFKGPATANFWAYFNAPDTWTGYVLEPTSCALYDLPAPTFALAPELAAEDWPQARHDDDAWVVEVRLRDGLRWSDGEPLTAHDLAFTWDTIVDLELGGGWFGAYEPETLEAGITTGVTAVDDTTVRFEFSGEPGLATWPMGLGNAPIMPAHHWDEIVDEAQDAEALLEASGEGAPTCGPFTLDEVEPGAFAVAEANEHYALTGATVTHYADGSVEIDADDLEGRFGATDSQDDESLASYTVGPFAGEAHYEVSSDPSVAVGALVDGEVDVVLPGPGLGEAAEDALFEADTVETVANPTYGLHYLGFNLSHEPMADRAFRQAVATVVDREFITDTVMGGAAEPRYTFLPPANEGWYDEARAAEVADRWRYDDMGARVEAAQEVLADAGYTWDGAEPEAPEEEAIVRGEGLRDPQGEPVREVELAHPTAGYDPLRHTAGLHIADFVDQLGVPVDAQATEFGQLLDRVDPTDGPEHDLVILGFGLGSPAFPVFYEDFWTSASPVNNAAFAHEAYDEAAEAFARADELADARRVVWEELEPILHDEVPHLPLFANPAVEGYRPDRVAYPYTDVLGGLGAVHGQPELVREPSD; this comes from the coding sequence ATGACCGGTCTGGCACGGTGTCACCGGCGCTGGCTGCTCGTCGGTGTCGCGATCGTCGTGCTCGCGGCGGCGTGCGAACGCGACGGTGCCGAGGACGACGCGACCGACCGCGACGAGGACCACGAGGTCGGTGCCGGCGAGGGGTCGGAGGCCGACGAGGAGGCGCGAGCCGACGACGAGGCGCGGGCTGACGAGGGCGACGGGGACGCGGGCCCTCCCGGTGGGGGGCTCCCCGATGCCGGGGCCGACGGCGGCTTCACCTACAACGTGGGCGTCTTCAAGGGGCCGGCGACCGCCAACTTCTGGGCCTACTTCAACGCGCCGGACACCTGGACCGGCTACGTGCTCGAGCCCACGTCGTGCGCGCTGTACGACCTGCCGGCGCCGACCTTCGCGCTCGCGCCGGAGCTGGCCGCCGAGGACTGGCCGCAGGCGCGGCACGACGACGACGCGTGGGTGGTCGAGGTCCGCCTGCGGGACGGGCTGCGGTGGAGCGACGGCGAGCCGCTGACCGCCCACGACCTGGCGTTCACGTGGGACACGATCGTCGACCTCGAGCTCGGAGGCGGGTGGTTCGGCGCGTACGAGCCCGAAACCCTCGAGGCGGGGATCACGACGGGCGTCACAGCGGTGGACGACACGACGGTGCGGTTCGAGTTCTCCGGCGAGCCCGGCCTCGCGACCTGGCCCATGGGGCTCGGCAACGCGCCGATCATGCCCGCGCACCACTGGGACGAGATCGTCGACGAGGCTCAGGACGCCGAGGCGCTCCTCGAGGCCTCGGGGGAGGGCGCCCCGACGTGCGGGCCGTTCACGCTCGACGAGGTCGAGCCCGGCGCCTTCGCCGTCGCCGAGGCCAACGAGCACTACGCGCTCACCGGTGCGACCGTCACCCACTACGCGGATGGCAGCGTCGAGATCGACGCCGATGACCTCGAGGGCCGCTTCGGCGCTACGGACAGCCAGGACGACGAGAGCCTCGCGAGCTACACGGTGGGTCCCTTCGCCGGCGAGGCGCACTACGAGGTGTCCAGCGACCCGTCGGTCGCGGTGGGAGCGCTCGTCGATGGCGAGGTCGACGTCGTGCTCCCCGGGCCCGGTCTCGGGGAGGCCGCTGAGGACGCGCTCTTCGAGGCCGACACGGTCGAGACGGTGGCCAACCCGACCTACGGCCTCCACTACCTCGGCTTCAACCTGTCGCACGAGCCGATGGCCGACCGCGCGTTCCGTCAGGCCGTGGCCACGGTCGTGGATCGGGAGTTCATCACCGACACCGTGATGGGCGGGGCGGCCGAGCCCCGCTACACCTTCCTGCCGCCGGCGAACGAGGGCTGGTACGACGAGGCGCGAGCGGCCGAGGTCGCGGACCGGTGGCGCTACGACGACATGGGCGCGCGCGTCGAGGCCGCCCAGGAGGTGCTCGCCGACGCGGGCTACACGTGGGACGGCGCGGAGCCCGAGGCCCCGGAGGAGGAGGCGATCGTGCGCGGCGAGGGCCTGCGGGACCCTCAAGGGGAGCCGGTGCGCGAGGTCGAGCTCGCGCACCCCACCGCCGGGTATGACCCGTTGCGGCACACGGCCGGGTTGCACATCGCCGACTTCGTCGACCAGCTCGGTGTCCCGGTCGACGCGCAGGCGACCGAGTTCGGGCAGCTGCTCGACCGCGTCGACCCCACCGACGGGCCGGAGCACGACCTCGTCATCCTCGGTTTCGGGCTCGGCAGCCCCGCGTTCCCCGTCTTCTACGAGGACTTCTGGACCTCGGCGAGCCCGGTGAACAACGCCGCGTTCGCGCACGAGGCGTACGACGAGGCGGCGGAGGCGTTCGCGCGCGCCGACGAGCTCGCCGACGCGCGCCGGGTCGTCTGGGAGGAGCTGGAGCCGATCCTGCACGACGAGGTGCCGCACCTGCCGCTGTTCGCGAACCCGGCCGTCGAGGGCTACCGGCCCGACCGCGTCGCCTACCCCTACACCGACGTGCTCGGCGGTCTCGGGGCGGTGCACGGCCAGCCCGAGCTCGTGCGGGAGCCCTCCGATTAG
- a CDS encoding sensor histidine kinase, with the protein MRSTNVDAHPSSDEHAHDGWPWDLRVIHELVERDDREAGEAARDEESSTGADESTAVGEAANIAARPANTGAAAANPGAGAASRSPREPEGPSSASALHDDWRRTLHDEVLHHLVAARDALAHDPDRAQAQIQLAIVGARQLCESPRDLIELPGDLDLVLRRVAREVIDEGAHGAPVVTVEVQSHPPIGQPQLDATAGAVREALRNVARHTPSGTATRVRGAPTADGGLRVSVVDRGGGPSRDLLDGFGVRVSIVERVASVGGHAQVEPLDDGVRVLIWMPTAEQ; encoded by the coding sequence ATGCGTTCCACCAACGTCGACGCGCACCCGAGCAGCGACGAGCACGCCCACGACGGTTGGCCTTGGGACCTCCGCGTGATCCACGAGCTCGTCGAGCGGGACGACCGAGAAGCGGGGGAAGCGGCGCGGGACGAGGAGTCGAGCACTGGAGCCGACGAGTCGACCGCCGTAGGTGAGGCGGCGAACATCGCCGCCAGGCCGGCCAACACCGGAGCCGCAGCGGCCAACCCCGGAGCCGGAGCAGCCTCCCGCTCGCCGCGTGAGCCGGAGGGGCCGAGCTCGGCCTCGGCGCTCCACGACGACTGGCGACGCACGCTGCACGACGAGGTGCTGCACCACCTCGTCGCGGCGCGCGACGCGCTGGCTCACGACCCCGACCGTGCGCAAGCGCAGATCCAGCTCGCGATCGTGGGCGCCCGGCAACTGTGCGAGTCACCCCGGGACCTGATCGAGTTGCCCGGCGACCTCGACCTCGTCCTCCGGCGTGTCGCGCGCGAGGTGATCGACGAGGGTGCCCACGGCGCGCCGGTCGTGACCGTCGAGGTCCAGTCCCACCCACCGATCGGCCAGCCACAGCTCGACGCGACTGCTGGCGCGGTGCGCGAGGCACTGCGCAACGTCGCCCGGCACACACCCAGCGGGACCGCGACCCGCGTCCGGGGCGCGCCCACCGCTGACGGTGGACTGCGGGTCAGCGTCGTCGACCGCGGCGGCGGTCCTTCGCGGGACTTGCTCGACGGCTTCGGGGTGCGCGTTTCGATCGTCGAACGCGTCGCATCCGTGGGCGGCCACGCGCAGGTGGAACCGCTCGACGACGGCGTGCGGGTCCTGATCTGGATGCCGACGGCTGAGCAGTGA